Proteins co-encoded in one Salvia splendens isolate huo1 chromosome 4, SspV2, whole genome shotgun sequence genomic window:
- the LOC121801228 gene encoding dihydrolipoyl dehydrogenase 2, chloroplastic-like, giving the protein MQSAISLSLSSPSLIARSSAANDTCPSPLRSLRFCGLRREAFGAGASSAATSLRLASFNSRSQHSNLNGVFAALKGNGAPSSSGFDYDLVIIGAGVGGHGAALHAVEKGLKTAIIEGDVVGGTCVNRGCVPSKALLAVSGRMRELQNEQHMKSFGLQVAAAGYDRQKVADHANNLASKIRSNLTNSMKALGVDILTGFGTILGPQKLKFGKGDSGDKIITAKDIIVATGSVPLVPKGIEVDGKTVITSDHALKLESVPQWIAIVGSGYIGLEFSDVYTALGSEVTFIEALDQIMPGFDPEIGKLAQRVLVNPRKIDSYTGVFASKITPAKDGKPVQIELIDAKTKEPKETLEVDAALIATGRAPFTEGLGLENINVQTQRGFVPVDERMRVIDANGKLVPHLYCIGDANGKMMLAHAASAQGISVVEQVTGNDHVLNHLSIPAACFTHPEISMVGLTEPQAREKAEKEGFEVSIAKTSFKANTKALAENEGEGMAKLIYRPDNGEILGVHIFGLHAADLIHEASNAIAMGTRIQDIKFAVHAHPTLSEVLDELFKSAKVKLTAPKTVAKAVPV; this is encoded by the exons ATGCAATCCGCCATTTCCCTCTCCCTTTCCTCTCCATCGCTGATCGCTCGATCCTCCGCCGCCAACGACACCTGTCcgtcgccgctgcgctcgctcCGCTTCTGCGGCCTCCGGAGAGAGGCATTCGGCGCCGGCGCCTCTTCAGCTGCGACTTCCTTGCGCTTGGCTAGCTTCAATTCGCGTTCCCAGCATTCCAATTTGAATGGCGTTTTCGCGGCCTTGAAAGGCAACGGCGCGCCCTCGTCGAGCGGCTTCGACTACGATCTGGTAATTATTGGAGCTGGAGTTGGCGGCCACGGTGCCGCGCTTCATGCTGTTGAGAAG GGCTTGAAAACTGCCATTATTGAAGGGGATGTAGTTGGAGGAACATGTGTCAATAGAGGCTGTGTTCCTTCTAAAGCACTTCTTGCTGTCAGCGGTCGCATGCGAGAGCTTCAAAATGAACAACATATGAAGTCTTTCGGTCTGCAG GTTGCAGCAGCTGGATACGACAGACAGAAAGTTGCTGACCATGCAAATAATTTGGCCTCAAAGATCAGAAGCAACTTGACCAACTCAATGAAAGCTCTTGGTGTCGATATATTGACAGGTTTTGGTACTATTTTG GGTCCACAAAAGTTGAAATTTGGAAAAGGAGATTCTGGGGACAAGATTATAACTGCAAAAGACATAATAGTTGCTACGGGTTCTGTTCCTTTAGTGCCCAAGGGAATTGAAGTTGATG GCAAGACAGTAATTACCAGTGACCATGCGCTTAAATTGGAATCTGTTCCACAGTGGATAGCTATTGTTGGAAGTGGCTACATTGGACTTGAGTTCAGTGATGTGTATACCGCACTTGGAAGTGAG GTTACTTTCATTGAAGCTTTGGATCAAATCATGCCCGGATTTGATCCTGAGATTGGAAAATTAGCTCAACGAGTTCTCGTTAACCCTCGCAAGATTGACTCTTACACTGGTGTATTTGCTAGCAAG ATCACTCCTGCAAAGGATGGGAAACCAGTACAAATAGAGCTCATTGATGCAAAGACAAAGGAACCAAAAGAAACTCTGGAG GTAGATGCCGCACTTATTGCGACTGGAAGGGCCCCATTCACTGAAGGGCTTGGTTTGGAAAAT ATTAATGTTCAAACACAACGTGGATTTGTCCCTGTTGATGAGCGCATGAGAGTTATTGATGCAAATGGGAAGTTG GTTCCTCATTTGTATTGCATTGGAGATGCTAATGGGAAAATGATGCTTGCCCATGCAGCCAGTGCACAAGGAATATCTG TTGTTGAGCAAGTTACAGGAAACGACCATGTCCTGAACCATTTAAGCATTCCAGCAGCATGCTTCACCCATCCAGAAATCAGCATGGTAGGATTGACTGAG CCTCAAGCCAGAGAAAAGGCTGAGAAGGAAGGATTTGAAGTAAGCATTGCCAAAACAAGTTTCAAAGCAAATACAAAAGCTCTTGCTGAAAATGAAGGAGAAGGAATGGCCAAG TTGATATACAGGCCTGACAACGGTGAGATCCTTGGGGTTCATATTTTTGGATTACATGCTGCAGATCTCATACACGAGGCATCTAATGCCATTGCCATGGGAACACGTATACAG GACATCAAATTTGCCGTGCATGCACATCCAACCTTGTCTGAAGTGCTGGACGAACTCTTTAAATCAGCAAAG GTTAAACTCACTGCCCCTAAAACAGTTGCTAAGGCAGTCCCTGTTTAG
- the LOC121801426 gene encoding peptide chain release factor PrfB2, chloroplastic-like, giving the protein MWSLIQKRLCRKIRLHSSITPSCLLNSVSEHQFHYSSSPACNHTAPRSAIGADKNIGLFSSFDAKWRGSNFMRFLSSQAAAEASTSDGLTVGGIIANNWVIYDENESDWKSHAAAIAQSIHLIKKRLRWKKLISKLEVLSKELDKPDLWDNPSHAGKISREHGSVMGKMKEVNAFEQELFEHVDMIKLAREENDAELESESLNALLVLRRHLKEKELEALLAGEHDPCPCFIEVQAGAGGTESMDWASMVMQMYKRWAENRHFRVTVVEEIPGELAGIKRATIKVDGDYAYGYAKAEVGAHRLVRISPFDSNKRRHTSFASVAVIPILGDDFSHVQINESDLRIERYRSGGPGGQHANTTDSAVRITHIPTGVTASSQNERSQHQNKASAMAVLQSRLDQLEIVRQAQINAEHTQSLTDINFGSQIRSYVLHPYRMVKDHRTEYEVSDPDSVLQGDVDGFILSFLSSSLDKDIEDD; this is encoded by the exons ATGTGGTCTTTGATACAGAAAAGATTATGCCGTAAAATCCGACTTCATAGTTCGATCACTCCGAGCTGTTTATTGAATTCTGTCTCTGAACACCAATTTCACTATTCTTCTAGCCCCGCCTGCAATCATACAGCTCCTCGTTCTGCAATTGGAGCCGACAAAAATATTGGACTCTTTTCGTCATTTGATGCGAAATGGAGGGGATCAAATTTTATGCGATTCTTGAGCTCTCAGGCTGCTGCTGAAGCATCCACTTCCGACGGGCTGACGGTGGGAGGAATCATTGCAAACAATTGGGTGATTTATGATGAAAACGAGAGCGATTGGAAGAGTCACGCGGCTGCCATTGCGCAGTCCATTCACCTTATCAAGAAGCGCCTAAGA TGGAAAAAGTTGATATCTAAACTGGAGGTGTTATCAAAAGAGTTGGATAAGCCAGATTTGTGGGATAATCCTTCTCATGCAGGAAAGATAAGTCGTGAGCACGGCTCAGTTATGGGAAAAATGAAAGAGGTTAATGCTTTTGAGCAAGAGCTTTTTGAACATGTTGATATGATAAAGCTTGCTCGGGAGGAGAATGATGCAGAATTGGAATCG GAATCCTTGAATGCTCTACTTGTCCTAAGAAGGCATCTCAAAGAAAAGGAGCTTGAAGCTTTGTTAGCTGGGGAGCATGACCCATGTCCTTGCTTCATAGAG GTTCAAGCTGGAGCAGGTGGTACTGAGAGCATGGACTGGGCTTCAATGGTCATGCAGATGTACAAAAGGTGGGCTGAAAATCGTCATTTTAGAGTTACTGTTGTTGAGGAAATTCCAGGCGAATTGGCAGGAATCAAG AGAGCGACAATCAAGGTTGACGGCGATTATGCATATGGATATGCCAAAGCAGAAGTCGGGGCACATCGTCTTGTGCGTATCTCTCCGTTCGACAGTAATAAGCGCAGGCACACCTCCTTCGCTTCCGTAGCTGTAATCCCAATCCTAGGTGACGATTTTTCCCATGTCCAAATCAACGAATCCGACCTACGCATTGAGCGGTATCGATCCGGGGGCCCTGGGGGCCAGCACGCTAACACAACTGACAGCGCTGTACGGATCACTCATATCCCAACTGGAGTCACCGCCTCTAGTCAAAACGAAAG GTCTCAGCACCAGAACAAGGCGTCTGCAATGGCCGTGCTCCAGTCGCGGCTGGACCAGCTTGAAATTGTTCGTCAAGCGCAGATAAACGCAGAGCACACGCAGTCACTCACTGACATAAACTTCGGTAGCCAGATCCGGTCTTACGTGCTCCAC CCTTATAGAATGGTGAAGGATCATCGGACCGAGTACGAGGTTTCGGATCCGGATTCCGTCCTGCAAGGAGATGTTGATGGATTCATCTTGAGCTTTCTCTCTTCCTCTTTGGACAAAGATATTGAAGATGATTGA